In Mytilus edulis chromosome 4, xbMytEdul2.2, whole genome shotgun sequence, the following proteins share a genomic window:
- the LOC139520041 gene encoding uncharacterized protein, with product MDMSNFKDDEPNQQAVVRFCRGIIRVVQFELPLKKYEQLEEAILVAEAREAELAKELGRYRYGDKFDEKEMSIFSREFCPAKQSVAEFNFFLNEFECIERGIKESEEKDTAKRTTQGRLKDRNRETFY from the exons ATGGACATGTCAAACTTTAAGGATGACGAGCCGAATCAGCAGGCTGTGGTCAGGTTTTGTAGGGGCATTATAAGAGTAGTTCAGTTCGAGTTGCCACTTAAAAAATATGAGCAGTTAGAGGAAGCTATACTGGTTGCAGAAGCCAGAGAAGCAGAACTGGCAAAGGAATTAG GAAGGTACAGATATGGGGACAAGTTTGATGAAAAAGAAATGTCGATTTTTAGCAGAGAATTCTGTCCAGCGAAGCAAAGTGTTGCcgaattcaatttttttcttaatgagttTGAATGCATCGAAAGAGGAATAAAGGAATCGGAAGAAAAAGATACTGCGAAGAGAACTACTCAAGGAAGACTTAAAGACAGAAACAGAGAGACATTCTATTGA
- the LOC139520043 gene encoding uncharacterized protein — MPQKKQYLQESLDKAIGAVNSNKLSISKAATEYGVPRTTISDHVNGKYDNHLNGPSKMLTDEEETSLINYVKYMAERGFPLTRRMLKAFVISIIEKSGRSTLFNMEKGPSNKWVNKLLNRHPELSEKLPEQQDKARRRMSNVTVVDQYFKLLVDTVDSLGLTNKPNQIFNCDESGFSGKEKSKEKVLTLKGSHSYQQKVLVHGHITVHMCIAADGHVLPSFLIFDGCLPHRSFKDGVPDNWLYGSSESGYMDTELFENWFDKVFIPFCGTRRPVLLIFDNHDSHISIDLIEKAKANNIHIIGLPPHTTHLLQPLDVAIFGPLKEKVNQLSVTLGNLNKCATIGKAKFPALLSTAIDQTTTLARVKESFRKSGMYPVDRSIIPNSQLAPADFNKSEKTNKETTDVDTTTITNNELQESTILCHCCGNTISYVKEIEMSINEPTENPLVTKNLIPKSLADVLLPPANPSLAKKTSSKIITEARVITGDEMLQKLQSKRDEAVKLAEEKEERKTERARKKEEAEVLKEAKKEERERKKRDREIRDTEKEEERERKRQKKEEKRNMQQCNQQITAEFHQYATCTKSSVDMVDNRRSTRVKTPLIRVEFLQFDSDMEIIETMEE, encoded by the exons aTGCCACAAAAAAAGCAATACCTGCAGGAGTCCCTTGATAAGGCCATTGGTGCAGTAAATTCAAACAAATTAAGTATTTCTAAAGCAGCTACAGAATATGGGGTACCAAGGACAACCATATCAGACCATGTCAATGGGAAGTATGACAACCATTTGAATGGACCTTCAAAGATGCTGACAGATGAGGAAGAGACATCTTTAATAAACTACGTCAAGTATATGGCAGAGAGAGGTTTTCCTTTGACAAGAAGAATGTTAAAAGCATTCGTAATTTCTATCATTGAGAAATCAGGTAGATCAACTTTATTCAATATGGAAAAAGGTCCTAGTAACAAATGGGTCAACAAACTTCTAAACAGACACCCTGAATTGTCGGAAAAACTACCAGAACAGCAGGACAAAGCCAGGAGACGCATGTCTAATGTCACTGTGGTTGACCAATATTTCAAGTTGCTAGTGGACACAGTCGACTCTTTAGGATTAACAAATAAACCCAACCAGATATTTAACTGTGACGAGTCTGGCTTCAGTGGTAAAGAAAAAAGTAAGGAAAAAGTTTTAACACTAAAAGGGTCACACAGCTACCAACAGAAAGTATTAGTCCATGGTCACATTACAGTTCACATGTGCATAGCAGCGGATGGACATGTCCTCCCTTCATTTCTGATTTTTGATGGTTGCCTGCCTCATAGGAGCTTTAAGGATGGTGTTCCAGATAACTGGTTATATGGATCCTCTGAATCCGGGTACATGGATACCGAGTTGTTTGAAAACTGGTTCGACAAAGTTTTCATACCATTCTGTGGAACAAGAAGACCAGTACTGCTGATTTTTGATAACCACGATTCCCATATCAGTATTGACCTGATAGAGAAGGCCAAAGCTAACAACATTCACATCATTGGTTTACCACCTCATACTACACATCTGCTGCAGCCACTGGATGTTGCCATCTTTGGACCTCTAAAAGAAAAAGTGAACCAATTATCAGTTACCTTGGGAAACCTGAACAAGTGTGCCACCATAGGCAAAGCCAAGTTTCCTGCTTTATTAAg CACTGCAATTGACCAGACTACAACACTAGCAAGGGTCAAAGAGTCTTTCAGGAAATCTGGAATGTATCCTGTAGACAGATCCATAATTCCAAATTCACAACTTGCGCCCGCCGACTTCAACAAATCTGAAAAGACAAATAAAGAAACTACAGATGTAGATACAACAACAATCACCAATAATG aGCTCCAGGAATCAACAATTCTTTGTCACTGTTGTGGCAACACTATCTCCTATGTTAAAGAAATAGAGATGAGCATAAATGAACCAACTGAAAATCCACTTGTAACAAAAAACTTAATTCCAAAAAGTTTAGCAGATGTGCTGTTACCTCCAGCAAATCCATCTCTAGCAAAAAAAACTTCTAGTAAAATCATAACAGAAGCCAGGGTAATAACAGGGGATGAAATGCTTCAAAAACTACAGTCAAAGCGTGATGAGGCAGTAAAGTTggcagaagaaaaagaagaaagaaaaacagaaaGAGCTAGAAAAAAGGAAGAAGCTGAAGTTTTGAAGGAAGCAAAGAAAGAAGaaagagaaagaaagaaaagagaCAGAGAAATAAGAGACACCGAAAAGGAAGAGGAAAGAGAGAGGAAGAGACAGAAGAaggaagaaaaaagaaatatgcaGCAATGTAACCAACAAATCACTGCTGAATTCCACCAGTATGCTACATGTACTAAATCATCTGTAGACATGGTAGATAATAGAAGAAGTACCAGAGTAAAGACCCCTTTAATAAGGGTAgaatttttacaatttgatagCGATATGGAGATTATAGAGACAATGGAAGAATAA
- the LOC139520045 gene encoding DNA ligase 1-like — MDMSAKFKDDEPNQQAVVRFCRGIIRVAQFELALKNYEQLEEAIQVAEAREAELAKELGRYRYGDKFDEKEMSIFSREFSPAKQSVAEFKFTLNEFECIAREIKESEEKDRREILEEELKTETERHSTDTTETYSEIARTNSDEIDTEAAEMIDLRASVDQDSTCTTTPGSVIPKRSGKIIAVNPFITRNFINFKYRETIQPSISQKQNEQIEKGETLKTKKETKLEKKRVKEEEMVFKKYLKIANRRMKKYKKESKRQLEKEEKENKKKLKKEQKERARIEKNEMKDRKKLEKEMKNKEGSKVKNDSHVINMPVVLEHMDIAMKKSDEDFKDDGKGNINNEEKKNTIGKRLQDLFRSLICSKK, encoded by the exons ATGGACATGTCAGCAAAGTTTAAGGATGACGAGCCGAATCAGCAGGCTGTGGTCAGGTTTTGTAGGGGCATTATAAGAGTAGCTCAGTTCGAGTTGGCACTTAAAAATTATGAGCAGTTAGAGGAAGCTATACAGGTTGCAGAAGCCAGAGAAGCAGAACTGGCAAAGGAATTAG GAAGGTACAGATATGGGGACAAGTTTGATGAAAAGGAAATGTCGATTTTTAGCAGAGAATTTTCTCCAGCGAAGCAAAGTGTTGCTGAATTCAAATTTACTCTTAATGAGTTTGAATGCATCGCAAGGGAAATAAAGGAATCGGAAGAAAAGGATAGAAGAGAAATACTTGAGGAAGAATTAAAGACAGAAACCGAGAGACATTCTACCGACACAACTGAAACATACAGTGAGATTGCAAGGACAAACTCAGATGAAATTGACACAGAGGCAGCTGAGATGATAGATTTAAGAGCATCAGTAGACCAGGACAGTACTTGCACTACAACACCAG gttCGGTAATTCCAAAAAGGAGTGGGAAAATAATTGCAGTGAACCCCTTCATTACGAGGAATTTCATCAATTTCAAATACCGG GAAACAATTCAGCCAAGTAtatcacaaaaacaaaatgaacagattgaaaaaGGAGAAACTCTTAAGACGAAAAAGGAAACCAAATTGGAGAAGAAAAGGGTAAAGGAAGAAGAAATGGTCTTTAAGAAATACTTAAAGATAGCCAATAGGAggatgaaaaaatacaaaaaggaaaGCAAGAGACAGCTGGAAAAAGAAGAGaaggaaaacaaaaagaaactgaAAAAGGAACAAAAGGAACGAGCAAGAATTGAAAAGAACGAAATGAAAGATAGAAAGAAATTAGAGAAAG AAATGAAGAATAAAGAAGGATCAAAAGTGAAAAACGACAGTCACGTGATAAACATGCCGGTAGTTCTTGAACACATGGACATTGCCATGAAGAAGAGTGATGAAGATTTCAAAGATGATGGAAAAGGAAATATAAACAAcgaagaaaagaaaaacacaataGGCAAAAGATTACAGGATTTATTTAGATCTTTGATATGTTCAAAGAAGTGA